ACCTGGTCACGGCCTACTACTCGGCCGCGGTCCTGGTGCCGGACGCGCTGGGCGTTCTGGAGAACGTCGAGATCGGCCGCTGGCGGTGACCTCCGCCACCAGGCGGTACCGGGGCGAGGCGCGCGAAAGGCGGAGGTCCATCGGGAGTCAGGGCAACGGCGGTCCGGGGGCGGCCGACGGGCACGAGGCGGCGGTGATCCTGGAGCGGTCGCGGGCGTCGGTCGACCCCGAACTGCGGGCGGCGATCGACTCGTTGCCCGGCTCGATGCGCCGGATCGCGCTCTACCACTTCGGCTGGGAGCACGCGGACGGCACCCCGGCGGCGGGCAACGCGGGCAAGGCGATCCGCCCGGCCCTGGTGCTCGCCGCGGCCGCCGCGCTCGGCGGCCCGGCGGCCCGCGCGGCGGCAGTCCGGGCGGCCGCCGCGGTCGAACTGGTCCACAACTTCACGCTGTTGCACGACGACGTGATGGACCGGGACACCACCCGCCGGCACCGTCCCACCGCCTGGACCGTGTTCGGCGACGCCGACGCGATCCTCGCCGGGGACGCCCTGCAGGCCCTCGCCCTCGGGCTGCTCGCCGGGGATCCGCACCCCGCGTCCGCGGCGGCCGCCGTCCGGGTCGCGGCCTGTGTGGTCGAACTGTGCGCCGGCCAGCAGGCGGACACGGCCATGGAGAAACGCGGCCCCGCCGACATCACCCTGGACGAGGTCCTCGTCATGGCCGAGGCCAAGACGGGCGCGCTGCTCGGCTGCGCCTGCGCCGTGGGCGCGCTGTACGCGGGGGCGGCCGAGGAGGACGTCGAGGCGCTGGACGCGTTCGGCCGGGAGGCCGGGCTCGCCTTCCAGCTCATCGACGACGTCATCGGCATATGGGGCGACCCGCGGCACACCGGCAAGCCGGCCGGCGCGGATCTCGCCGTACGCAAGAAGTCCCTGCCGGTGGTCGCCGCGCTGACCTCCGGCACCCCGGCGGCCGGCGAACTGGCCGAGCTGTACGCGGCGCCCTACGAACCGGCCGACCTGGACCGCACGACGCTGGCCGTCGAGCGGGCGGGCGGACGCGCGTGGGCGCAGGACCAGGCGGCCGACCGCATGTCCCGCGCGATGCACGAGCTGGCCCGCGCCATCCCGGACCCGGAATCGGCAGGCGACCTCCTCTCCCTGGCGGAATTCGTGACACGGCGCAGCAACTAGGGGCAACGAGAAGTGATCAGCGGCAACTGGAAGTAATTGGCGGCGACTAGAGGTAACCAGAGTAACCAGAGGTAACTGGAGGTAGCCAGAGCCCCGCTGAAGTCCCCGGCACCCCCGGCACCCTGCGGCTCCTGACTCCGCAGGTTGCCGGGGGCTTCGACGTCGCCCGCTTCGCCTTCGGCGGCGTGCGCTCCTTCGGCAACGGCGCGGTGGTCCGGACGTACGGCGGAGAACACTGACGCACGGCGGGGGGCGTTCGCGTGCGGGCCGCCCTACCCTGAGGACATGGACAGGGAACAACGCGTCTGCCCCGACTGCGGGCAGCCCGTACAGTCCGTCATCCGGCGTCACAAGACGCTGGGCGCGTGGGTGCCGCGCTGGGTGCCGGGCCCGTGCCACAACCCGGAGTGCGAGGCGTACGTGGAACCGGGCGCCCAGCCCGACGTGCCCGAGCCCGAGGTCTCCCGGCCCGAGGTCCCCGGGTCCGACGTCTCCGAACCCGACGTCTCCGAGCCCGGCCAGGAGCCTGGAACGCCCACCGTCAGGAGCTCGTGACGTCACCGCGTGACGTCACCTCATGGCAGTCGGCCCCACCCGCCCTGCCGCTACGCGTGGCCCCGCGGCAGTCCGCCCGTCTGCGCGTCGCGCCCGGTGAGGCAGTACAGGCCGCCCGCCGGGTCGCGCAGCACCGTCCAGTGGGGGTGGCGGGCGACCAGGACCGCGCCGAGCCGCTCGTGCCGTACGCGCACGGCGTCGACGTCCGCACCGCAGGCCAGGTCGAGATGCGCGGAGGCCGAACCCCGCTCCTCCGGCCGCTCCTCGTCGAGTCGCTGGAGCAGGATGCGGATCGGCGGGCCGGGAGGGGGCTCGACCACGTGGAACTCGGGCCGCGATCCCGGCCGGGCCGACCAGTCGGGCAACAGGCCGCTCCAGAAGGCGACTTCGGCCTCGAACGCCGTCGGCGGGACGTCGAGGCACACCTGGTCGAGGCGGCTGCCGGACACCACGGGCGGCCGTACGGACTCGCCGCGCCACGGCACCGCGCAGAACAACTGCCCGGCGGGGGAACGCAGTACGGCCCAGCCCTCGTGCACGGCGGCCGTCTCCGCCCCCAGCTTCAGTGCCTCCTCGACGAAGCCCGGCACGTCCTCGACGGCGAGGTCGAGATGCGCGCCGCCGACGCCGTCCGCGACCGCCTGGACCTTGACGCAGGCGTCGGCGCCCGCCGCCAGCAGGGTCGCGAACTCCCCGTCCCCGCCCCGGAGTTCGGACAGGTCCGTGTCCGTGACGGCGGTCCAGAAGCCGCAGGCCCGATCGAAGTGCGCGGCGGGCCGGTCGACGAAGGCGTAGGCCCAGCGGACCGGATGAACCAGACGAACCGGAGAAGCCGGAGGCGCGGGACAAGCCTGATGAATCGGACGGGTCATCCGGTTCACGTGGTCCGTTCCATGAAGCGCAGCATGTTGCCCGCCGGGTCCCGGAACGCGCAGTCGCGCACGCCGTACGGCTGGTCCGTCGGCTCCTGGAGCACCTCGACGCCGGCCTCCCGCACGCGCGCGTGCAGCGCGTCGCAGTCGGCGGTGGTGAAGATGACCCCGCGCAGCACGCCCTTGGCGAGCAGCCGGGCCATCGCCTCCCGGTCGGCGGGGGAGAAGTCCGGGTTCGCACCCGGCGGCTCCAGCACGATGTTCACGTCCGGCTGCAGCGGCGACCCGACGGTCACCCACCGCATCCCCTCGAACGACACGTCGTTGCGGACTTCGAGACCGAGCACCTCGACGTAGAAGTGCAGGGCCTTGTCATGGTCGTCGACGGCGACGAAACACTGGTGAAGTTTGAGGTCCATGACGTCAGCCTAGGCACGTCGGCCGTGCCTGGGGCGGGTGTACGTGCGGGCCACGCACGGCGCGATCACCGCGCTCGGCTCGTGCGACCGCGCCCGGTACGCGCTCGGGGTCTCGCCGACCAGCTCGGTGAAGCGGGAGCTGAAGGAGCCGAGCGAGGTGCAGCCGACCGCCATGCAGACCTCCGTCACGGACAGGTCGCCGCGGCGCAGCAGGGTCTTGGCGCGCTCGACGCGGCGGGTCATCAGGTAGCCGTAGGGCGTCTCGCCGTAGGCCTCGCGGAAGCTGCGCTGGAAGTGGCCCGGCGACATCAGCGCGGTGCGCGCGAGGGCGGGGACGTCGAGTGGTTCGGCGTACTCGCGGTCCATCCGGTCGCGTGCCTGCCGCAGCCGTACCAGGTCCTCGAGGGTCATCACGTCAGCATCGCACGATCCTCACCCGGTGGGCGCGGGGACCTGGAGCAGGCTTTGCCTCCAGTTCGCCTGCCGTACGGAAGCGCTTGTTCCCATGAGGGAACGGACCACATCACGTTCCTCGTGGCGGTCGTCATCGTCACGGCCCTGGCCTTCGACTTCACCAACGGATTCCACGACACGGCGAATGCGATGGCCACCTCCATCGCCACCGGCGCGCTCAAGCCGAGAACAGCGGTGCTGATCAGCGGGGCCCTGAACATCGTCGGGGCGTTCCTGTCCACCGAGGTCGCGAAGACGATCTCCGGCGGCATCGTCGACGACACCCTCGTCAGTCCGGGGATGATCTTCGCGGGGCTGGTCGGGGCGATCCTCTGGAACCTGCTGACCTGGCTGGTCGGGCTGCCGTCCAGCTCGTCCCACGCCCTGTTCGGCGGGCTGATCGGCGCGGTGCGGGTCGGTGCGGGCTCGCACGGCGTGCACTTCGACAAGGTGGCCGAGAAGGTGCTGATCCCGGCCGTGGCCTCGCCGCTCGTGGCCGGTGTCGCCGCGGTGTCGCAGAGCGAGCAGCGCACCCGTTTCACGATCCGGCAGATCGACCCCGTACGGCAGTGGAAGCTCAGCCCGATGGACCTCCTTGAACTCCTGCACCAGGTGGACAACTCGGCATCCTGCCGCGTCGCGCAGAAATGCCGGTACGAGCTCAGCGGACTGCTGCCCGCCGCACCGCCCGCCTTCCCGCTCGGCGCCGCGGTCCAGTAGCCGACCTCGGCGGACGGGCCACCGGACACGGGACGCTTGAGCACCACATGCCCCGCCAGCCGCTCATCGTGACCGCGACCCCGGGCCTCCACAACGGCGAGCCCGAAACGATCGCCCGCCTCCCACTCCCGCTGCTGCTCCCGCACCCAACGCGCCGCCCCCACCACGTCATCCACGCCCGAACCGGTCCAGCGCCGCAGGGCGTCGTCGCGGTACAACTCCACCAACTCGTCGGCGTCAGCCGGGTCCCAGGGACGCAGCAGGAGCGCGGGAGCCGAGGGCGTGGCGGGTGTGTGCAGCCGTATGGCGATCATGAGGTTGAGGGGGCGTCGGCCGTACGCCGGGAGGCGGGCATGGTCAGCGGCCTCCCGCCCGGCGCTCGTAGGAGACGGCGTAGGCCTGGCTGCGGAAGGCGAGGACCGGGTCGTCGGAGAGCTCGATGCCGGGAGTGATCCGGGTGGGGTCGTAGACCTGGGCCGCCCAGTGCTCCTGATCCGCGACCGGGGCGGTGACGCGCAGGTGGCCCGCGATGATCTCGGGGCGGTCGGTCGGCCACGGTTTGGTCGGGTCGTCGGTGGGGTCGTCGTCCTGGCCGAGCTGGACGTGGAGTGTGAAGCCGACGGGGCCGTCGGCGAGGCGCTGGACCAGTTCCTCGGCCAGATACTCGGGGTCTTCGTCTGCCGCGTTCTCCACGGTCAGTTCCTGCAGCCCGGCGTCGGGCTCCCAGCGGTAGCGGACCGGGTGCCGCTCACCCTGGGCGTCGACCCAGATGAAGGTGTGGATGGCCCAGTAGAGGGCGGTGCCGTAGCTGACCGGTATCGGCATCCGGCCCGCCTCCCGCAGGCCGAGGGCGGCCGTGGGGTGCGCAGCGGCGTACGCCTGGACTTTGGCCGGGTCGGGGGCCCCGGTGGCGGGGTCCTTCTCGAGGGCGTCGAGGAGTTCCACGAACTGCTCGGGGGTGGCCGCGAAGAACACCGGGAGGTTGACGGAGACGAGGTCGGTAGCGGTGCCGTCCGGCAGCAGAAAGCGCGCCGCGAGGCCGCGGCCGGCCCGGACCCCGTCGGGCACGGTCGGGTTGGTGTTGGAGTTCGAGAAGCGCACGACGACGGGCGTCGGGTCCGACTGGAGATGGTCCGCCGTGGTGAGGGAGGCGGCCTTGCCGGTAGGAGTGAAAGTGGCGTCGAAGCACAGGCCCCGGGCGTGCACGCGCCGGTGGCCGGGGTATGTGCCGCTGACGTGCTCGATGGCGTCGACGGCCGTGCGGGCCAGGGGGGAGGGAGAGCGGTCATCCATGATCGGAGTGTAGACACGGTCGGTCACCCCCAGGCCTGAGGTTGCCGTCGTCGGAGGGGTGAGGCAGCGAGCGAGCCTTCCAACTCTGCCGGATGCGAGGCGGGTTGGCGTGGGGGCCGCTTTCGGGAAGAGGTGAGGCTTCTGGCGGTGGACGTGGCCCCGCCCGTATCTCGGTCAGTGGGGGAGGAGTTCGGCCGGGTGGAGACGGTCGAGCTGCCCGGCACCGTCACCGTCCGCGAACCCGGAAGGGCCAGCGTGCCCAGGGCGGGTCTTCGGACTTGGGCGGTGCGGCTCTCTGCCGGGTGCCTGTCCGGGGGGTGGTCCGCGCAGGAAGGTGACACTTCGGTGTGGGGGTGTCACCTTTTTGCAGCTCACCTACCGGGGACCCGGCGTGCCGGACGGTGACGGTCGGACGCCGAAAGGGGCCGGTCCTGTGGTGGACCGGCCCCTCGTGGCTTTTCCGGGCCGCGGTGGTGCAGCGGGCGCGGATCGGGTGAAGGCTTGGGTGTCAGGCCTTCTTCGTTTCCCAGAAGATCCTGTCGATCTCGGCGATGAGCTCCAGGGCCTTCTCGCCGGTCTTCGGGTCCGTCGACGCCTTGGCGGCCGAGAGGGCCTTCAGGGCGTCGTTGACCAGGACGTGGAGCTCCGGGTACTTCTCGAAGTGCGGGGGCTTGAAGTAGTCGCTCCACAGCACGGAGACGTGGTGCTTCGCCAGCTCGGCGCGCTGCTCCTTGATGACGGTGGCGCGCGCCTGGAAGTGCGGGTCGTCGTTGGCGGCCATCTTTTCCTGGACGGCCTTCACCGACTCCGCCTCGATGCGGGCCTGGGCCGGGTCGTACACACCGCAGGGCAGGTCGCAGTGTGCGCTGACCTTGACCTTGGGGGCAAACAGGCGGGAAAGCATGGAGCATTCCTTCCTCGTGATCGTCTTCTCAGGTGGGACATTACTCCCTGAGGGACGGCTTTTGACGGGTGCCCCCATGGGCTTAGGACAAAAGTCCGGCGTCAGACTGGGACTGGTGGACGAACGGACCGGGGAGGTGCCGGCCATGCCGGAGCTGTCGCAGGAGACCGAGCGGGGGACGGCGGTCACGCCCTTCGGGCTGGCCGAGGTGACCGGGCCGTCCATGGTGCCCACGCTCCACCACGGGGACCAGTTGGTGGTGCAGTACGGGGCCAGGGTGCGACCCGGTGACGTCGTCGTGCTGCGGCATCCGTTCCAGCAGGACCTGCTGGTGGTCAAACGGGCCGTCGAGCGGCGGGACGGGGGGTGGTGGGTGCGCGGGGACAACGCGTACGCCGGAGGGGACAGCACCGACTACGGGGCCGTGCCCGACGAACTGGTCCTCGGCAAGGTGCGGCTGCGCTACCGCCCGCTGAAGCCGGATCAGCGCTCGCCGCTGGCGCTGGTGCGCTGGGCGCTGTCGGCGGCGAGGCCCGTGCCGGCCGTCCGGTCCGCCTCCAGGCGCTTGCGGGCGCGGTAGGCGGCCACGTTGGCGCGGGTCGCGCAGCGGTCGGAGCAGTAGCGCCGGGAGCGGTTCGTGGACGTGTCGAGGTAGGCGTTGCGGCAGGGGCTCGCCTCACAGAGGCCCAGGCGGTCGACGCCGTACTCGGTGAGGTGGAAGGCCAGGCCCATCGCCGCGATGGCCGCGTAGCCCGCCGTCGCGTTCGACGGGTGGTCGGCCAGGTGCATGTGCCACAGCGGGCGGCCGTCGTCGTCGCGGACGTCGTGGCCGGAGATCTGCGGGCTCACCGGGAACTCCAGGAGGAGCGAGTTCAGCAGGTCCACCGCGAGGGTCTCGTCGCCGCCGTCGGCCGCCTCGAAGACCGCGCGCAGCCGGCCCCGGACCGAGCGGAAGCGGGTGACGTCGGCGTCGGCGGCCCGGCGGCCCGCCGACCGGTTGCCGCCGAAGAGGGCGCGGACGGCCTCGACCGAGGTCAGGGAGTCCTTGCCCCGGGCCGGCTCCTCGCTGTTGACGAGACGCACGGCGTAGTCGGAGTAATAGGCCAGTTCCACTTGTAGTCCTTACGGGGGCGCTCTATGGTCGGGGTGCGGGCGAGGTAACAGCCGTTCGTGCTTCCAGGGTATTACCTAGTTACGTGACATACGCGGCGGAGGGGTTGCGATGACGGACACGGGGACGACCACGACCGGTACGGGTACCAGTGCCGGTACCGACTGGGCCGGGTGGCAGCGGAGCTGGGACCGCCAGCAGGAGTGGTACATGCCCGACCGCGAGGAACGCTTCCGGATCATGCTGGACATGGTCGAGGCGCTCGTCGGACCCGCCCCACGGGTCCTCGACCTCGCCTGCGGCACCGGCACCATCACCGCCC
The Streptomyces sp. NBC_01485 genome window above contains:
- a CDS encoding family 2 encapsulin nanocompartment cargo protein polyprenyl transferase, producing the protein MGSQGNGGPGAADGHEAAVILERSRASVDPELRAAIDSLPGSMRRIALYHFGWEHADGTPAAGNAGKAIRPALVLAAAAALGGPAARAAAVRAAAAVELVHNFTLLHDDVMDRDTTRRHRPTAWTVFGDADAILAGDALQALALGLLAGDPHPASAAAAVRVAACVVELCAGQQADTAMEKRGPADITLDEVLVMAEAKTGALLGCACAVGALYAGAAEEDVEALDAFGREAGLAFQLIDDVIGIWGDPRHTGKPAGADLAVRKKSLPVVAALTSGTPAAGELAELYAAPYEPADLDRTTLAVERAGGRAWAQDQAADRMSRAMHELARAIPDPESAGDLLSLAEFVTRRSN
- a CDS encoding VOC family protein: MTRPIHQACPAPPASPVRLVHPVRWAYAFVDRPAAHFDRACGFWTAVTDTDLSELRGGDGEFATLLAAGADACVKVQAVADGVGGAHLDLAVEDVPGFVEEALKLGAETAAVHEGWAVLRSPAGQLFCAVPWRGESVRPPVVSGSRLDQVCLDVPPTAFEAEVAFWSGLLPDWSARPGSRPEFHVVEPPPGPPIRILLQRLDEERPEERGSASAHLDLACGADVDAVRVRHERLGAVLVARHPHWTVLRDPAGGLYCLTGRDAQTGGLPRGHA
- a CDS encoding VOC family protein; amino-acid sequence: MDLKLHQCFVAVDDHDKALHFYVEVLGLEVRNDVSFEGMRWVTVGSPLQPDVNIVLEPPGANPDFSPADREAMARLLAKGVLRGVIFTTADCDALHARVREAGVEVLQEPTDQPYGVRDCAFRDPAGNMLRFMERTT
- a CDS encoding helix-turn-helix transcriptional regulator, which translates into the protein MTLEDLVRLRQARDRMDREYAEPLDVPALARTALMSPGHFQRSFREAYGETPYGYLMTRRVERAKTLLRRGDLSVTEVCMAVGCTSLGSFSSRFTELVGETPSAYRARSHEPSAVIAPCVARTYTRPRHGRRA
- a CDS encoding inorganic phosphate transporter, whose product is MAVVIVTALAFDFTNGFHDTANAMATSIATGALKPRTAVLISGALNIVGAFLSTEVAKTISGGIVDDTLVSPGMIFAGLVGAILWNLLTWLVGLPSSSSHALFGGLIGAVRVGAGSHGVHFDKVAEKVLIPAVASPLVAGVAAVSQSEQRTRFTIRQIDPVRQWKLSPMDLLELLHQVDNSASCRVAQKCRYELSGLLPAAPPAFPLGAAVQ
- a CDS encoding catalase family peroxidase, which translates into the protein MDDRSPSPLARTAVDAIEHVSGTYPGHRRVHARGLCFDATFTPTGKAASLTTADHLQSDPTPVVVRFSNSNTNPTVPDGVRAGRGLAARFLLPDGTATDLVSVNLPVFFAATPEQFVELLDALEKDPATGAPDPAKVQAYAAAHPTAALGLREAGRMPIPVSYGTALYWAIHTFIWVDAQGERHPVRYRWEPDAGLQELTVENAADEDPEYLAEELVQRLADGPVGFTLHVQLGQDDDPTDDPTKPWPTDRPEIIAGHLRVTAPVADQEHWAAQVYDPTRITPGIELSDDPVLAFRSQAYAVSYERRAGGR
- the sodN gene encoding superoxide dismutase, Ni; the protein is MLSRLFAPKVKVSAHCDLPCGVYDPAQARIEAESVKAVQEKMAANDDPHFQARATVIKEQRAELAKHHVSVLWSDYFKPPHFEKYPELHVLVNDALKALSAAKASTDPKTGEKALELIAEIDRIFWETKKA
- the sodX gene encoding nickel-type superoxide dismutase maturation protease — its product is MPELSQETERGTAVTPFGLAEVTGPSMVPTLHHGDQLVVQYGARVRPGDVVVLRHPFQQDLLVVKRAVERRDGGWWVRGDNAYAGGDSTDYGAVPDELVLGKVRLRYRPLKPDQRSPLALVRWALSAARPVPAVRSASRRLRAR
- a CDS encoding CGNR zinc finger domain-containing protein — its product is MELAYYSDYAVRLVNSEEPARGKDSLTSVEAVRALFGGNRSAGRRAADADVTRFRSVRGRLRAVFEAADGGDETLAVDLLNSLLLEFPVSPQISGHDVRDDDGRPLWHMHLADHPSNATAGYAAIAAMGLAFHLTEYGVDRLGLCEASPCRNAYLDTSTNRSRRYCSDRCATRANVAAYRARKRLEADRTAGTGLAADSAQRTSASGER